TGTACTTTCATGTGTACATTTACATATGAACAAGAACCAAAAAAATCTCCAATTCTCTCATTCCTGCCATAAAACTTCAAGAAGATGAGAATTGGAGAATTTTCCTTATCAGTTATTCAGCTTTTACTTACTCTGCTTTGCAGCTACTAAAGTATAGAAAGCCTGTAAAGCCTCATCAGTGCTCTTAACCTTAATCAGTTCAGTCTTTTCGCCAACAGCCTGACCATTTTCATAACGCTGAATCATGTACTTGCCGTTTTCTTTGTAGATATCACCAGAGTAAGGTGCTTCATTGAACTTCATGGTCTTACCGTCAAAGGTAAAGGTCAAAGCCATTGGCTGATCAATATCAGGGTTCCAGCGATCCTTTGCCCTGGCTTTCAGCTCGGTCTTAAGCAGATGTTCCTTGTCAATGAACTGAATAATATCAATGCCCACCTTTTCGGAAGAATTTTCATCAACCAGATACCAAGTACCAACCAATTCATTAATTGTAATCACCTCAGAAGATTGGCCTCCCTTATCAGAATCGTCATCATCATCTCCACAAGCTACAAATGCAAATGATCCCAATACTAAGCCTAAAATAAGGCTCAAAAATTTAAATTTTTTCATATAGTTGTTTGTTTAAAAGTTAGGTTGCTGCAAATATATAGATTATTATTATAGTCACCAAACTTTTATACATATTTTTTAACCAAGTATAAACGTTTTAACGCTTCAACCTAAATACGACCACTTTAGTTATAGCATTCAAAAATACGTTCCACGCTGTCACGATTCATTTTGGGCGTAAACAGACTCACCAACCAGACAATGGGGAAGCCGCCCAACATGGCTATAGCGCCGCAATTGATGGGATTGATAGGATTGCCGAGCAACATGTTGACAACCGTGAGTCCTACACCCCATACGAAGCAGGCCCATACGGAAGCAGTGGTAACGCCACGCCAATAGAGCCCCAACATGAAAGGAGCGAGGAAGGCACCAGCCAAAGCGCCCCACGAGATGCCCATCAGTTGGGCAATGAACGTTGGCGGATTCAAGGCTATCATCAGCGAAATGACGATGAAGAACACGATCAGCACGCGCATCACTACCACTTTGCGGCGCTCCACTTTCTCTGAAACCTCGGCATCAATCTCACTGTCCTTTACTTCGTCGGGCTCGGCTTTCTTATCACGATAAATCAAGTCGAGGGTCATCGTAGAACTGGAGGTGAGCACCAGCGAGGCCAGTGTTGACATGGAAGCCGAGAGCACCAGCAGTACCACCAGTGCAATCAACACATCGGGGAGTGTGACCAACATAGCCGGCACTATAGAATCGTAGGCTATTTTTCCATTGACCACTACCGGATCGTACAGACGACCGAACCCGCCAAGGAAATAACAGCCACCTGCCACGATGAAAGCAAACACGGTAGAGATGATGGTGCCGCGTTTAATGGCACTCTCATCTGTAATAGAATAGAACTTTCCCACCATCTGTGGCAGTCCCATCGTTCCAAGCGATGTGAGCACTACTACGCCAAGCAATCCCCACGGATCGGGGCCAAACCAAGTGGCAAACATACCGCTACCGGGTTCGACAGAACCGTCGGATGGCAGTTCTGCCAATTTAGAAACGGCAACTGTGAGTCCGCCCTGTGCTGCTATCACAGCCATAATCACCGCCACGATACCAAAGAGCATGATGATGCCTTGAATAAAATCGTTCATGGCGGTTGCCTTATAACCTCCCAGAATTACATAGACAGCCGTGAGCAGTGCCATCAGCACTACGCAGTATTCATAGGGAATGCCAAAGCCCATTTCAAACAATGTTGAGATGCCTTTATAGACACCTGCTGTATAGGGAATCAGAAACACGAAAGCAATCACCGAAGCCACCACGCGCAGCCCTTGGTCATCGAAACGTGTTCCAAAGAAGTCGGGCATAGTGCGCGACTCAATATGCTGGGTCATCAGTTTGGTGCGTCTGCCCAACAACAACCAGGCTAATAACGAGCCTATCACGGCATTGCCAATGCCAATCCATGCACTCGACAAGCCATAGCGCCAACCAAACTGGCCGGCATAGCCTACGAAAACGACGGCCGAGAAATAACTTGTACCGAAAGCAAATGCTGTGAGCCACGGACCTACGGAACGTCCACCAAGAACAAATCCGTCCACACTATTGGCTTGTTTGCAGGTATAGACACCCACACCGATCATAACAATCAGAAAAACAATCGTCAGTAATACCTTAATAACCATATTCAGAACTATGAATTATGCATTATGAATTATGAATTATGAACTATGAACTAAAACGCCACCTGCACTTGTGCCTGCAGCCAGTTATAATCCTTGTTACTAATGTTCTCGCCACAAAGACAACGGGTGTACTGCAACTGTAACCGGCATTTTTTGTAGAACCAGTATTGTACTCCCAAAGTCAGATTGGTCTGATCCCATCCCTCTATCTTTGTGTTGCGGTCATAGGTCTCGCCACTGGCCACCACATCGAGGGCATCGACCACTGGCACACAAACCGTTACATATCCGCCTCGGCTCTTCACATCGCCATCTTCACCTCCCAACCATTCGGCACGCAGACTGGCAGGACGGGCATCCTTGTACTGAGCTGCTGAATAAGCGTGTGTTTTGTATTCCACACCGGCACTATAGCGGTTGCGCTTATAGTTATCGCCCGTCTTCACACCGGGGTTCCATGCTGCTTCGCCCACAGCATTGCCTGTTCCCAGATAGCCCGAACCGACAATACGGAAACCGTCAAAGGGGCGCACTTCCAGTTTTGCGATAAAGTCTTTCTGATTGTTGGCATCTTTTCTGTTAATACCCTGTCCACTCATCAGCGCCAGCTCATAATGCAGGAAGTTTTTAAACAAGTCGCCATAAACCATGAGGCCTTGGTCACGACCATAGTTCACGCCATTCAGGGGATCTGGCCCCTCGCCAGCCAGATAGAGCACAGCCTGTGAATAGACATCAATGAGTTCCAACTGTGTGGGCGACAGAGGATTTTCCATCGTATAGGAATGCTTGAACTGTCCGAAGCGCACGGTTAATGCCTTATCATTCGTAACACGATAGTCGGTATAGAACTCCTGAACAACGCTATTGAAATCGTGCATGAACAGAAAAGACCAACGGTCGGTGATTCTGGCCTTGGCCCAAAGAAGGGTACGCTTCAAGTTATATGAATTCACTTTCTGACTATTCACATCCTGATAGGACCAGCCTGCCTGCGCATAGCCATTGAAAGTGACACGACTGCTAAAGTCCTTCATCCAGTCAATTTCCTGCGACGATTGCTGAGCCATACATTCACTGATGCCAGCGAGTGCCATCATCATAGCCAACGAAGTATTCCTAAAGAGTTTATTCATCCTAATAGGTTATTAGTTTTGTGCTTAAAGTTTGTGGTAACGCATGCAAATATACAACTTTAAATGTAATAATATGCACTTATCCTTGTTTTTTTATCATTTTATTCCAAAAATAGAAAGTTTATGCATATTATTTCCGTGATTCGGAGAAAATGCGTACCTTTGTGGCTCAAAAGCCTTAAAACAATGATTGTTTGCATAGCAGAGAAACCCAGTGTAGCGAAAGACATAGCACGCATCATCGGAGCCACGGCTTCACACGATGGATATATGGAAGGAAACGGCTATCAGGTGACGTGGACTTTTGGTCACTTGTGTGAGCTGAAAATGCCGGAAGACTACACCCCGATGTGGAAATCATGGAGCCTGTCGGCTCTTCCCATGATTCCTGCCCGCTTTGGTATTCGCTTGAAGGAGGACCAAGGTATTAAGAAACAGTTTGCCACGATTGAAAAACTGATGTCGGAAGCTGAGAGCATCATCAACTGTGGTGACGCCGGCCAAGAGGGTGAACTGATTCAGCGCTGGGTGATGCAAAAGGCACAGGCTAAGTGTCCGGTAAAGCGTTTGTGGATTTCATCGATGACCGATGAAGCCATTCGTGAAGGCTTTGCCCAACTGAAAGATCAGGATGAGTATCAGACACTTTATCTGGCCGGACTCTCACGTGCTGTTGGCGACTGGCTGCTGGGTATCAACTGTACCCGCCTTTATACTATTAAATATGGTCAGAACCGTCAGGTGCTATCTATCGGACGTGTTCAAACTCCTACCCTTGCACTGATTGTAAACCGTCAGAAAGAGATAGACAATTTCAAACCCGAACCTTATTGGGTGTTGGCCACCGTCTATCGCGACACTACGTTTACGGCAACATCAGGCAAGTTCACATCGAAGGAAGAGGGCGAAAAGGCTTTTGCTACGATAGAAGGGAAGCCATTCGAAGTGACGAAGGTTGAAAAGAAGAACGGCAAGGAAAATCCGCCATCCCTCTACGACCTGACATCACTTCAGGTGGATTGCAACAAGAAATTCGGTTTCTCGGCAGAGATGACGCTGAACGTGATCCAACAACTCTACGAACAGAAACTGGCCACCTACCCACGTGTGGACACCACTTTCCTTCCCGACGACGTTTATCCGAAGTGTCCGCAAATTATGAATGGTCTGTTCCAAGTACGTGTGGCAGGAACTCCGCTATATGCCGACTTAGTAAAGACTCTTGGTGGAAAGCCTTTGCAGAAATCGAAGAAGGTGTTCGACTCCTCAAAAGTCACCGACCACCATGCCATCATTCCCACAGGCGTCGTACCACAGAATCTGCCTGATATTCAGCAGAAAGTGTACGACCTTATTGCACGCCGTTTTATTTCTGTATTCTATCCTGACTGTCAGTTTGCGCAGACCACCGTATTGGGAAAAGTTGACGAGATTGAATTCAAAGTCACTGGTCGCACCATATTGGATCCGGGATGGCGTGCTGTTTATGCCAAAGACGTTCAGAACGATGACGATGAAAAGAAGCCTGACGAAGAAGAACGCACCCTGCCCTCGTTCACCAAGGGTGAAAGTGGTCCTCACGTTCCTACGCTGACAGAGAAAATGACCACCCCACCACCGTATTTCACCGAGGCTACCCTACTGCGTGCGATGGAGACTGCCGGCAAACTGGTTGACGATGAAGAACTGCGTCGTGCCATGAAAGAGAATGGCATCGGGCGACCATCTACACGAGCCGCTATCATCGAGACACTCTTCAAGCGTCACTACATCCGTAAGGATCGTAAGCGTTTGGTAGCCACGCCTACTGGCATAGAGCTCATCGACCTGATTCATGAAGAACTATTGAAAAGTGCAGAGCTAACAGGTATCTGGGAGAAGAAGCTACGCGATATTGAAGCAAAGAAATATGATGCCCAGGCATTCATA
The sequence above is a segment of the Prevotella sp. E9-3 genome. Coding sequences within it:
- a CDS encoding sodium:solute symporter, with translation MVIKVLLTIVFLIVMIGVGVYTCKQANSVDGFVLGGRSVGPWLTAFAFGTSYFSAVVFVGYAGQFGWRYGLSSAWIGIGNAVIGSLLAWLLLGRRTKLMTQHIESRTMPDFFGTRFDDQGLRVVASVIAFVFLIPYTAGVYKGISTLFEMGFGIPYEYCVVLMALLTAVYVILGGYKATAMNDFIQGIIMLFGIVAVIMAVIAAQGGLTVAVSKLAELPSDGSVEPGSGMFATWFGPDPWGLLGVVVLTSLGTMGLPQMVGKFYSITDESAIKRGTIISTVFAFIVAGGCYFLGGFGRLYDPVVVNGKIAYDSIVPAMLVTLPDVLIALVVLLVLSASMSTLASLVLTSSSTMTLDLIYRDKKAEPDEVKDSEIDAEVSEKVERRKVVVMRVLIVFFIVISLMIALNPPTFIAQLMGISWGALAGAFLAPFMLGLYWRGVTTASVWACFVWGVGLTVVNMLLGNPINPINCGAIAMLGGFPIVWLVSLFTPKMNRDSVERIFECYN
- a CDS encoding OprO/OprP family phosphate-selective porin, translating into MNKLFRNTSLAMMMALAGISECMAQQSSQEIDWMKDFSSRVTFNGYAQAGWSYQDVNSQKVNSYNLKRTLLWAKARITDRWSFLFMHDFNSVVQEFYTDYRVTNDKALTVRFGQFKHSYTMENPLSPTQLELIDVYSQAVLYLAGEGPDPLNGVNYGRDQGLMVYGDLFKNFLHYELALMSGQGINRKDANNQKDFIAKLEVRPFDGFRIVGSGYLGTGNAVGEAAWNPGVKTGDNYKRNRYSAGVEYKTHAYSAAQYKDARPASLRAEWLGGEDGDVKSRGGYVTVCVPVVDALDVVASGETYDRNTKIEGWDQTNLTLGVQYWFYKKCRLQLQYTRCLCGENISNKDYNWLQAQVQVAF
- a CDS encoding DNA topoisomerase 3; translated protein: MIVCIAEKPSVAKDIARIIGATASHDGYMEGNGYQVTWTFGHLCELKMPEDYTPMWKSWSLSALPMIPARFGIRLKEDQGIKKQFATIEKLMSEAESIINCGDAGQEGELIQRWVMQKAQAKCPVKRLWISSMTDEAIREGFAQLKDQDEYQTLYLAGLSRAVGDWLLGINCTRLYTIKYGQNRQVLSIGRVQTPTLALIVNRQKEIDNFKPEPYWVLATVYRDTTFTATSGKFTSKEEGEKAFATIEGKPFEVTKVEKKNGKENPPSLYDLTSLQVDCNKKFGFSAEMTLNVIQQLYEQKLATYPRVDTTFLPDDVYPKCPQIMNGLFQVRVAGTPLYADLVKTLGGKPLQKSKKVFDSSKVTDHHAIIPTGVVPQNLPDIQQKVYDLIARRFISVFYPDCQFAQTTVLGKVDEIEFKVTGRTILDPGWRAVYAKDVQNDDDEKKPDEEERTLPSFTKGESGPHVPTLTEKMTTPPPYFTEATLLRAMETAGKLVDDEELRRAMKENGIGRPSTRAAIIETLFKRHYIRKDRKRLVATPTGIELIDLIHEELLKSAELTGIWEKKLRDIEAKKYDAQAFIEELKQQVSEIVREVITDPTNRRITVVEEPKKATSKPSSDSSAEGEQKAEKPKKKRATKKKGDIQQKAVEAAEAVRDELVGKPCPLCGEGHIIKGKTAYGCSRWKEGCTWRQPFAAE